In one window of Opitutus sp. GAS368 DNA:
- a CDS encoding MFS transporter, whose protein sequence is MLNESKLPSRAWLIVGLLWMVGCLNYLDRVLVTTMRGSLVAAIPMTEAQFGLLTSVFLWVYALLSPFAGFLADRFNRSRVIICSLFAWSVITWLTAHATTFPQLLATRALMGISEACYIPAALALIADYHRGPTRSLATGIHMSGIMVGSALGGFGGWIAERHGWNHAFLLFGLAGIAYTGVIALLLRDLPAEAPAAGAMAVRVDMRAALKSLFGRTSFILALFYWGLLGLAGWAVVGWMPTYLNEHFHLSQGTAGLSATGYLQTAALIGVLVGGVWADHWSRKDERGRVLVPLIGLLVAAPGILLASSIDWLPLAIAGLILFGLAKAFADTNMMPILCSVADPRYRATGYGLLNFFSCAVGGLTIYAGGVLRDADVNVGRVFQFAAASLLVCAVLLYFIRPQSASNR, encoded by the coding sequence ATGTTGAACGAATCCAAGCTGCCGTCCCGGGCCTGGCTGATCGTGGGCCTGCTCTGGATGGTAGGCTGCCTGAATTACCTCGACCGTGTCCTTGTCACCACCATGCGCGGTTCGCTGGTCGCGGCCATTCCCATGACGGAGGCGCAGTTCGGCCTGCTGACCTCCGTGTTTCTGTGGGTCTACGCGCTGCTGAGCCCGTTCGCCGGCTTCCTGGCCGACCGTTTCAACCGGTCGCGGGTGATCATTTGCAGTCTCTTCGCCTGGTCGGTCATCACCTGGCTCACCGCGCACGCCACGACCTTCCCCCAGTTGCTCGCGACCCGCGCGCTGATGGGCATCAGCGAGGCCTGCTACATTCCGGCCGCGCTGGCCTTGATCGCCGATTACCATCGCGGCCCCACCCGTTCGCTGGCCACCGGTATCCACATGAGCGGCATCATGGTGGGTTCCGCCCTGGGCGGGTTCGGCGGCTGGATCGCCGAGCGCCACGGCTGGAACCACGCCTTCCTGCTGTTCGGTCTCGCCGGCATCGCCTACACGGGCGTGATCGCGCTCCTTCTGCGAGACCTTCCGGCGGAAGCGCCCGCCGCCGGGGCGATGGCGGTCCGCGTCGACATGCGCGCCGCCCTGAAAAGTCTGTTTGGTCGCACCTCGTTCATTCTCGCGCTTTTCTACTGGGGACTGCTGGGACTGGCCGGTTGGGCCGTCGTGGGCTGGATGCCCACCTATCTCAACGAGCATTTCCATCTTTCCCAGGGCACCGCCGGACTGTCCGCCACCGGCTACCTGCAAACCGCGGCCCTGATCGGCGTATTGGTCGGCGGGGTCTGGGCTGATCACTGGAGCCGGAAGGACGAACGCGGCCGCGTCCTGGTGCCCCTCATCGGCCTGCTGGTGGCCGCCCCGGGGATCTTGCTCGCGTCCTCCATCGACTGGCTACCCCTGGCCATTGCCGGCCTGATTTTATTCGGCCTGGCCAAGGCCTTCGCCGACACGAACATGATGCCGATCCTCTGTTCGGTGGCGGATCCGCGATATCGGGCCACGGGTTACGGCCTGCTAAACTTCTTCTCCTGCGCTGTCGGGGGCTTGACCATCTACGCCGGGGGAGTCCTGCGCGACGCCGACGTGAATGTCGGCCGCGTCTTCCAGTTCGCCGCCGCCAGCCTGCTGGTCTGCGCAGTCCTGCTTTATTTCATCCGGCCCCAGTCCGCCTCCAACCGCTAA
- a CDS encoding amidohydrolase family protein, with product MPSLLIRNVRLVEPGKSIRLGEVLVHDGHIVAAGTVGGAVQDAVVVNGNGRLLTPGLIDVHTHGIMHSLYEAGPEGLRSAARELGRFGVTTVLPTIVPQIREGWLENLGRIAAAIPSVKEVHIPGLHVEGPFMAVGGAACPTLPGDLDLLERILEACAGRLAVMSVSPDTPNIVPVIRRLRQEKVTVFLTHTRAGVAETEAALDAGAVHATHFYDVFYAPAETEPGARPVGAVEAILADPRASVDFIADGVHVHPTAIRAAVAAKTWAGVILITDSNIGAGLPPGVYDTPWGYRVKVSPGDAARHETKNFLAGSALTMDRGMANLLTWLRLPPEQVWAMGTLNPARLLGLGRKGRLEPGADADLVLWDENLTAARTWVNGHSVYEK from the coding sequence ATGCCTTCTCTGCTTATCCGCAACGTCCGGCTGGTCGAACCTGGCAAATCCATCCGCCTGGGTGAAGTGCTCGTCCATGACGGACACATTGTGGCCGCTGGAACTGTGGGCGGAGCCGTTCAGGACGCCGTTGTCGTCAACGGCAACGGGCGCTTGCTGACACCCGGTTTGATCGACGTCCACACGCACGGTATCATGCACAGTCTCTACGAAGCAGGTCCGGAGGGCCTGCGAAGCGCCGCCCGGGAACTGGGCCGCTTCGGGGTGACCACGGTTCTGCCCACCATCGTGCCCCAGATCCGCGAAGGCTGGCTCGAAAACCTCGGCCGGATCGCCGCAGCCATTCCCTCGGTCAAGGAAGTCCACATTCCGGGACTTCATGTTGAGGGCCCCTTCATGGCAGTAGGTGGAGCCGCCTGCCCGACACTGCCAGGCGACTTGGATTTGCTCGAGCGGATCCTAGAGGCCTGCGCGGGCCGTCTGGCCGTGATGTCGGTGAGCCCCGATACGCCGAACATTGTGCCGGTCATCCGCCGCCTGCGGCAGGAAAAAGTGACGGTATTCCTGACCCACACCCGGGCCGGGGTGGCGGAAACCGAAGCGGCCCTGGACGCCGGAGCCGTGCACGCCACACATTTCTACGACGTGTTCTATGCGCCGGCCGAGACGGAGCCCGGCGCCCGCCCGGTCGGGGCCGTCGAAGCCATTCTAGCGGATCCACGGGCGAGCGTGGATTTCATCGCCGACGGCGTGCACGTCCATCCCACCGCCATCCGGGCGGCCGTGGCAGCCAAGACCTGGGCCGGTGTCATCCTGATCACCGATTCGAACATCGGTGCCGGCCTGCCGCCAGGCGTATACGACACCCCCTGGGGCTACCGCGTGAAAGTGTCGCCCGGCGACGCCGCGCGGCATGAGACCAAGAATTTTCTTGCCGGCAGCGCCCTCACGATGGACCGCGGCATGGCGAACCTCCTCACCTGGCTCAGGCTGCCGCCCGAACAGGTCTGGGCCATGGGCACGCTCAATCCCGCCCGGCTGCTCGGCCTCGGCCGCAAGGGCCGGCTCGAACCCGGCGCGGACGCCGACCTCGTGCTCTGGGACGAAAACCTCACCGCCGCCCGCACCTGGGTCAACGGCCACTCTGTCTATGAAAAATAA
- the acs gene encoding acetate--CoA ligase: MSTPQIFVSLQKVGRKFKPSAAFERLANLADPMAYDQLYAESVNAPEKFWGRQAKEHLVWRKPFKQVLEWKPPHVQWFLGGKLNVSENCLDRHLGTARENKAAIIFEGEPGDVRTITYKQLHFHVCRLAHILENTGIKSGDRIAIYLPMIPEAVIAMLACARVGAVHTVIFGGFSAEAIKDRINDCQAKLVITADGGWRRGKVIELKANVDRAVEGTPTVQTVLVVKRCGNEVRMVEGRDVWWKEAWEGAPNRHDAKAFDAEHPLFILYTSGSTGKPKGVLHTSAGYLLGAKLSAHYIFDLKETDRYFCSADIGWITGHSYVVYGLLSNGSTVFLYEGAPNQPEPDRFWSMIDRHGLTILYTAPTAIRAFMRWGDNYVLRHRLDSLRLLGSVGEPINPEAWMWYHTMIGKKKCPIVDTWWQTETGSIMISPLPGITPTKPGSATLPFFGILPKVVDEKGEEVPRNSGGKLAIMQPWPSMLRTLWGDDDRFKQAYFSEFPGKPGVYFTGDGARQDEDGYFWIVGRIDDVLNVSGHRIGTAEIESALVSHAAVAEAAAVGRPDELKGQSLVVFVTLKSTHTASDELKEALRAHVGKEIGSLAKPDTIRFAAGLPKTRSGKIMRRLLKELATSGEIKGDTTTLEDFSVISALKSDEE, translated from the coding sequence ATGTCCACCCCCCAGATTTTTGTCTCACTGCAAAAGGTCGGGCGCAAATTCAAGCCGTCGGCCGCCTTCGAGCGCCTGGCCAACCTCGCCGACCCCATGGCCTATGACCAGCTCTATGCCGAGTCGGTCAACGCGCCAGAAAAGTTTTGGGGCCGGCAGGCCAAGGAACACCTCGTCTGGCGGAAGCCTTTCAAGCAGGTGCTGGAGTGGAAGCCGCCCCACGTCCAGTGGTTCCTGGGTGGCAAGTTAAACGTTTCCGAGAACTGCCTCGACCGGCACCTCGGCACGGCCCGGGAGAACAAGGCCGCAATTATTTTCGAGGGCGAGCCCGGCGACGTCCGCACAATCACCTACAAGCAGCTGCATTTCCATGTCTGCCGTCTGGCCCACATCCTAGAGAACACGGGCATCAAGTCCGGCGACCGCATCGCGATCTACCTGCCGATGATTCCTGAGGCCGTGATCGCCATGCTGGCCTGCGCCCGCGTCGGCGCCGTGCACACCGTCATCTTCGGCGGCTTCAGCGCCGAGGCCATCAAGGATCGCATCAACGACTGCCAGGCGAAGCTCGTCATCACCGCCGACGGCGGCTGGCGCCGCGGCAAGGTCATCGAGCTCAAGGCCAACGTCGACCGCGCCGTCGAGGGCACGCCGACCGTGCAGACCGTCCTCGTCGTCAAGCGCTGCGGCAACGAGGTCAGGATGGTCGAGGGCCGCGACGTCTGGTGGAAAGAGGCTTGGGAGGGCGCGCCGAACCGGCACGACGCGAAGGCCTTCGATGCCGAGCACCCGCTCTTCATCCTCTATACCTCCGGCTCCACCGGCAAACCCAAGGGCGTGCTGCACACCAGCGCGGGCTACCTGCTCGGCGCCAAGCTCAGCGCGCACTACATTTTCGATCTCAAGGAGACCGACCGCTACTTCTGCTCCGCCGACATCGGTTGGATCACCGGCCACAGCTACGTCGTCTATGGCCTGCTGTCGAACGGCTCGACGGTGTTCCTCTACGAGGGCGCGCCCAACCAGCCGGAGCCCGACCGCTTCTGGTCGATGATCGACCGCCACGGCCTTACCATCCTCTACACGGCGCCGACCGCCATCCGCGCGTTCATGCGCTGGGGCGATAACTACGTGCTCCGCCACCGCCTTGACTCGCTCCGCCTGCTCGGCTCCGTCGGCGAGCCCATCAACCCCGAGGCGTGGATGTGGTATCACACCATGATCGGCAAGAAGAAGTGCCCGATTGTCGACACCTGGTGGCAGACCGAGACCGGCTCGATCATGATCTCGCCGCTGCCCGGCATCACGCCCACCAAGCCCGGCTCCGCCACGCTCCCGTTCTTCGGCATCCTGCCGAAGGTCGTCGACGAGAAGGGCGAGGAGGTGCCGCGTAACTCCGGCGGCAAGCTCGCCATCATGCAGCCCTGGCCGTCGATGCTCCGCACCCTCTGGGGCGACGACGACCGCTTCAAGCAGGCCTATTTCAGCGAATTCCCCGGCAAGCCCGGCGTCTACTTCACCGGCGATGGCGCCCGGCAGGACGAGGACGGCTACTTCTGGATCGTCGGCCGCATCGACGACGTGCTCAACGTCTCCGGCCATCGCATCGGCACCGCCGAGATCGAGAGCGCGCTCGTGTCGCATGCCGCCGTGGCCGAGGCCGCCGCGGTCGGCCGGCCCGACGAGCTGAAGGGCCAGTCCCTCGTTGTGTTTGTGACCCTCAAGTCCACGCACACCGCCAGCGACGAGCTCAAGGAGGCGCTCCGCGCCCACGTCGGCAAGGAGATCGGCTCGCTCGCCAAGCCCGACACGATCCGCTTCGCCGCCGGCCTGCCGAAGACCCGCTCCGGGAAAATCATGCGCCGCCTGCTCAAGGAACTCGCCACCAGCGGCGAGATCAAGGGCGACACCACGACCCTCGAGGATTTTTCGGTCATCTCGGCCCTAAAAAGCGACGAGGAATAA
- a CDS encoding aldolase, producing the protein MTTYRLNRLFHPVSRRCFDVAIDHGFFNEYGFLAGIENIGQAVAAVVGAAPDAIQLTVGQAAHLQELPGRLKPSLVLRIDVANVYGQKLPRRLYSRMIVDPVAQALRLDAACMCVNLFQIPGEPEVGEQCVENILRLKPDCERYGMPLMVEPLVFQANEKAGGYMVDGDEQKIIPLVRQAAELGANVIKADPTDNVQLYHQVVEAAGRVPVLVRGGGKVGDREILQRTHDLLTQGVAGIVYGRNIIQHAKPAAITRALMGIVHEGMNVDQAMVILQN; encoded by the coding sequence ATGACGACCTACCGGCTTAACCGCCTCTTCCATCCCGTCTCGCGCCGCTGCTTCGACGTTGCGATCGACCACGGATTTTTCAACGAATACGGCTTCCTCGCCGGCATCGAGAACATCGGCCAGGCGGTGGCCGCCGTCGTGGGTGCGGCGCCGGATGCGATCCAGCTCACCGTCGGCCAGGCCGCCCACCTCCAGGAACTGCCGGGCCGTCTCAAGCCCTCGCTCGTGCTGCGCATCGACGTCGCCAATGTCTACGGCCAGAAGCTCCCGCGCCGCCTCTACAGCCGCATGATCGTCGATCCGGTCGCCCAGGCGCTCCGCCTCGATGCCGCCTGCATGTGCGTAAATCTGTTTCAGATCCCCGGCGAACCCGAAGTTGGCGAGCAATGCGTGGAAAACATCCTCCGGCTGAAGCCCGACTGCGAGCGCTACGGCATGCCCCTCATGGTCGAACCGCTCGTTTTCCAGGCCAACGAAAAGGCCGGCGGCTACATGGTCGACGGGGACGAGCAGAAGATCATCCCGCTGGTGCGGCAGGCCGCCGAGCTCGGCGCCAACGTCATCAAGGCCGACCCCACCGACAACGTGCAGCTCTACCACCAGGTGGTCGAGGCCGCCGGCCGCGTGCCGGTGCTTGTTCGCGGAGGTGGCAAGGTCGGGGACCGCGAGATCCTCCAACGCACCCACGATCTCCTCACCCAAGGCGTGGCGGGCATCGTTTACGGCCGCAATATCATCCAGCATGCAAAACCGGCCGCCATCACCCGGGCACTGATGGGCATCGTACATGAAGGCATGAACGTCGACCAAGCCATGGTCATCTTGCAAAACTAA
- a CDS encoding aspartate aminotransferase family protein, which yields MNHSATAPFSTLDWGRVDLSRVPHLPVPPPGPQSQHWHARCTKHFKGLSSQVKLFPVSFDSGAGCVLRDVDGNEYIDFSSGIYVTTLGHCHPKISEGIAKAAGQLMNAHDFTTPIKTELMEKLASVLPGDLNGFQLYDCGTAAVEAGIRVLRAATGKHETISCFNDFHGKTYGAVSLGQIRSHVYGAVRAPGAHMVPRPDAYRPIWTKPDGTIDTDAYLRFYGEYLDKATIGSVAGFVLEPIQGWGGSVMPPDDFFPKLRKFCDDRKILLMADEVLTSWGRTGKWLAMEHWGVVPDVVTMGKGFGNGFPVTCVAVREKFKESFESISASSSYGGNPMACAAALISTQVIEEEKLLEHATHLGELALKRMQQMKARHKIVGDVRAKGCLMGIELVKDRTTKEPFDKAGTLVYQKAFRKGLAWIPAGHILRMSPPIIMDEATLHKGLDLIDEAIGETAKELGYT from the coding sequence ATGAACCACTCCGCCACTGCGCCGTTCTCCACCCTCGATTGGGGCCGCGTCGACCTTTCACGCGTCCCGCACCTGCCCGTGCCGCCCCCGGGCCCCCAGTCTCAACATTGGCACGCACGGTGCACCAAACACTTCAAGGGCCTCAGCAGCCAGGTGAAGCTCTTCCCCGTCTCCTTCGATTCGGGTGCCGGCTGCGTTCTGCGCGACGTGGACGGCAATGAATACATCGATTTCTCCTCGGGTATCTACGTCACCACGCTAGGGCACTGCCACCCGAAGATCAGCGAGGGCATCGCCAAGGCCGCCGGCCAGCTGATGAATGCCCACGACTTCACCACGCCGATAAAGACCGAGCTGATGGAGAAACTCGCCTCCGTCCTTCCCGGCGACCTCAATGGCTTCCAGCTCTATGACTGCGGCACCGCCGCTGTCGAGGCCGGCATCCGGGTGCTCCGTGCCGCCACCGGGAAGCACGAGACGATCAGTTGCTTCAACGATTTTCACGGCAAGACCTACGGTGCGGTCTCCCTTGGCCAGATCCGCTCGCACGTCTACGGCGCCGTCCGCGCGCCGGGTGCCCATATGGTGCCCCGCCCCGACGCCTACCGTCCCATTTGGACCAAACCGGACGGCACGATCGACACTGACGCCTACCTCCGCTTCTACGGCGAATACTTGGACAAAGCGACCATCGGCTCCGTCGCGGGCTTCGTCCTCGAGCCCATTCAGGGCTGGGGCGGCTCGGTCATGCCGCCCGACGATTTCTTCCCGAAGCTCCGCAAGTTTTGCGATGACCGGAAAATCCTCCTCATGGCGGACGAGGTGCTCACCAGCTGGGGCCGCACCGGCAAGTGGCTCGCCATGGAGCACTGGGGTGTCGTGCCCGACGTCGTCACCATGGGCAAAGGCTTCGGCAACGGCTTCCCCGTCACCTGCGTCGCCGTGCGCGAGAAATTCAAGGAAAGCTTCGAGAGCATCTCGGCCTCCAGCAGCTACGGCGGCAATCCCATGGCCTGCGCCGCCGCCCTCATCTCCACCCAGGTCATCGAGGAAGAGAAACTATTGGAACATGCCACCCACCTCGGCGAGCTCGCGCTCAAGCGCATGCAACAGATGAAGGCGCGCCACAAGATCGTGGGCGACGTCCGGGCCAAGGGCTGCCTCATGGGCATCGAACTCGTCAAGGACCGCACCACCAAGGAGCCCTTCGACAAGGCGGGCACCCTCGTTTACCAGAAGGCCTTCCGCAAGGGCCTCGCTTGGATCCCCGCCGGCCATATCCTGCGGATGAGCCCGCCGATCATCATGGACGAAGCCACGCTGCACAAGGGCCTCGACCTGATCGACGAGGCCATCGGCGAGACGGCCAAGGAACTGGGCTACACCTGA
- a CDS encoding DeoR/GlpR family DNA-binding transcription regulator yields the protein MKNLPSAARQAQIRERLSAHPGVSVSELARKFDVSEMTVRRDLAALEGKSHIQRTHGGAMLTQRMMLEFDYRARREHNRPLKQAIAAAARKLIQPGQRLILDNGTTTLELASLLKDGQDLTVITPSLAVASELQHAAGVEVILLGGVIRRGSPDLTGPVTEHCLELFAADYAFQGADGIGANGAIYNSDLRLACVDKIMRRVAHKSCVLADHTKIGLTALACSGTLADVDFFITDTATPAAALKRFARLGPRIITAKP from the coding sequence GTGAAAAACCTCCCGTCAGCGGCCCGCCAAGCCCAGATCCGCGAGCGTCTCTCGGCGCACCCGGGAGTCTCCGTCTCGGAATTGGCGCGCAAGTTCGATGTCAGCGAAATGACGGTTCGCCGCGATCTCGCCGCCCTTGAAGGCAAGTCGCACATCCAGCGCACCCACGGCGGCGCCATGCTCACGCAACGCATGATGCTGGAGTTCGACTACCGGGCGCGGCGGGAGCACAACCGCCCGCTGAAGCAGGCCATCGCGGCCGCCGCCCGCAAGTTGATCCAGCCCGGCCAACGCCTGATCCTGGACAACGGCACCACCACTCTCGAGCTCGCCTCCCTGCTCAAGGACGGCCAGGATCTCACCGTCATCACGCCGAGTCTCGCCGTCGCTTCCGAGTTGCAGCACGCTGCCGGCGTCGAGGTGATCCTCCTCGGCGGCGTCATCCGTCGCGGCAGTCCCGATCTGACGGGCCCCGTCACTGAACATTGTCTTGAACTCTTCGCCGCCGACTACGCGTTCCAAGGCGCCGACGGCATCGGGGCCAATGGGGCCATCTACAACTCCGACCTCCGCCTCGCCTGCGTTGACAAGATCATGCGCCGGGTGGCGCACAAGTCCTGCGTGCTGGCCGACCACACCAAGATCGGCCTCACCGCCCTCGCCTGCTCCGGCACCCTGGCCGACGTGGATTTTTTCATCACCGATACCGCCACCCCCGCGGCCGCGCTGAAGCGCTTCGCCAGGCTCGGGCCCAGGATCATCACCGCCAAACCCTGA
- a CDS encoding neutral/alkaline non-lysosomal ceramidase N-terminal domain-containing protein translates to MQSRLHSTATALHAGAATSDITPQDRVFLYGYPHVPRLSTGVHDRLESAALYLRQEGQAVLFIANDLIFVSRQLSGDVRRRISIKTGVPAEAIAITATHTHSGPVTVDGLSHHADPVVPKADPSYLQWVADSMVEAGCAAIRSAQPAEAGLVVAQAEGVGTNRHDPAGPADRSVPVLVVRALADQRPIACMLAYAMHTTVLHEDSTLISGDFPHFTRQYLRRHGLVPEHCPVLYHNGASGNQSPRHVTKANTFAEAQRLGELLGAAVADAMRRIAFHRSCPLRVRRAHVPLQLRVLPAVAQAEAQAKAALEKFRSLRTAQAPRTAVRTAECDWFGAEETVALAQAALDGRLQAAANQCSPAEIQVFELGTWKFVFWPGEFFVEYALEVKGLSPNTFVITMANGELQGYIVTPEAVARGTYEATNAVFGADNGRRVVAATLGLLAAQD, encoded by the coding sequence ATGCAATCCCGCCTCCACTCCACGGCCACCGCCCTGCATGCCGGCGCGGCCACTTCCGATATCACCCCGCAAGACCGGGTGTTCCTTTATGGTTACCCCCATGTCCCGCGGCTCAGCACCGGGGTCCACGACCGGTTGGAATCCGCGGCCCTTTATCTGCGACAGGAGGGGCAGGCGGTGCTGTTCATCGCGAACGACCTGATCTTCGTCAGCAGGCAATTGAGCGGCGATGTGCGCCGCCGGATCAGCATCAAGACCGGCGTGCCCGCCGAGGCGATCGCCATCACCGCCACGCACACGCACTCAGGCCCGGTGACGGTTGACGGCCTGAGCCACCATGCGGATCCCGTGGTGCCGAAGGCGGATCCCAGCTACCTGCAGTGGGTGGCCGACAGCATGGTGGAGGCCGGTTGTGCGGCGATCCGGTCGGCGCAGCCGGCCGAGGCGGGCCTTGTTGTGGCACAGGCCGAGGGCGTGGGGACCAACCGCCATGATCCGGCCGGCCCGGCGGATCGCTCGGTCCCGGTGCTGGTCGTGCGGGCGCTGGCCGACCAGCGGCCCATCGCGTGCATGCTGGCCTATGCGATGCACACCACCGTGCTGCACGAGGACTCGACGCTGATCAGCGGCGATTTCCCCCATTTCACCCGGCAATACCTGCGTCGGCACGGGCTGGTGCCGGAACACTGCCCGGTGCTGTATCACAACGGGGCCTCGGGCAACCAGAGCCCGCGTCATGTCACCAAGGCCAACACTTTTGCGGAGGCGCAGCGGCTCGGCGAGCTGTTGGGGGCGGCCGTTGCCGACGCCATGCGGCGCATCGCCTTTCACCGGAGCTGCCCCCTGCGGGTCCGGCGGGCGCACGTTCCGCTGCAGCTGCGCGTGCTTCCCGCGGTGGCGCAAGCGGAGGCCCAGGCCAAGGCCGCATTGGAAAAGTTCCGGTCGCTGCGCACGGCCCAAGCGCCGCGGACGGCGGTGCGCACCGCCGAGTGCGACTGGTTTGGCGCGGAGGAGACGGTTGCACTGGCCCAAGCTGCTCTGGACGGACGGTTGCAGGCGGCGGCGAACCAGTGTTCGCCGGCGGAGATCCAGGTGTTCGAGCTCGGGACGTGGAAATTTGTTTTCTGGCCCGGGGAGTTCTTCGTGGAGTATGCCCTCGAGGTGAAGGGCCTCAGCCCCAATACCTTTGTCATCACCATGGCGAACGGTGAATTGCAGGGCTACATCGTAACACCCGAGGCGGTGGCCCGTGGGACCTATGAGGCGACCAACGCGGTGTTCGGCGCGGACAACGGCCGGCGCGTGGTGGCGGCCACACTCGGCTTGCTGGCCGCCCAAGACTAG
- a CDS encoding FGGY-family carbohydrate kinase yields MALLLGIDFGTSYFKVGLFEETGDLRGLGRIAVDKVSPLPGRSELPVDRFWQLLRAGLAEALAQAKATSAEIAGLSYSSQANTFVLLDRQDEPLTPLVIWSDRRAHPVDPAVAAFGDTAQFQRTTGFAGLGAEFAAVKWRWFQAQQAALWARTARVMTLPEYFTFALTGEAAGDASTAALTGMYATAEGGWWPAAIDFFRVPTTALCRPLSPGSPCGKTVPRARELLGLPPGVPFAVGGLDHYMAAIGTGIDRLGDASISTGTVLAALQLVDRVEPVAHCYHGPHFDGRFYRLAFDPAGAAQLEDCQRQFAPHLTLAQLTALAATVPPAAAPAAARSQDPDRRLGGMVRGIMERISTTHRTLLQRLQPPRPVSRVIATGGGARSMEWLQINADILNATVVAPRCPERACLGAAAFAAVAAGLFPKVPVALLAMVHAEREVQPRVEAVAVYAGARAAGT; encoded by the coding sequence ATGGCCCTGTTGCTCGGCATCGACTTCGGCACCTCTTACTTCAAGGTGGGTCTCTTCGAGGAGACCGGCGACCTCCGCGGGCTCGGCCGGATCGCCGTCGACAAGGTCTCGCCGCTGCCCGGCCGCAGTGAACTGCCGGTAGACAGGTTCTGGCAGCTGTTGCGTGCGGGGCTGGCCGAGGCGTTGGCGCAAGCCAAGGCGACGTCCGCCGAGATTGCCGGGCTATCTTATTCTTCCCAGGCGAACACTTTCGTCCTGCTCGATCGCCAGGACGAACCACTGACCCCGCTGGTGATCTGGAGCGACCGACGGGCCCACCCGGTGGATCCCGCGGTGGCGGCGTTTGGCGACACTGCGCAATTCCAGCGCACCACCGGCTTTGCCGGCCTGGGGGCGGAATTTGCCGCGGTGAAGTGGCGCTGGTTCCAGGCGCAGCAGGCCGCACTCTGGGCCCGGACGGCACGCGTGATGACGCTGCCCGAATATTTTACTTTCGCCCTCACGGGGGAAGCGGCGGGAGATGCCAGCACCGCCGCCTTGACGGGAATGTATGCCACAGCGGAGGGTGGTTGGTGGCCAGCAGCCATCGATTTTTTCCGTGTCCCGACCACCGCCCTATGCAGGCCACTGTCGCCGGGATCGCCCTGTGGAAAGACGGTGCCCCGGGCGAGGGAACTGCTGGGACTGCCGCCTGGCGTGCCGTTTGCGGTGGGCGGGCTCGATCACTACATGGCCGCGATCGGCACAGGAATCGATCGGCTGGGTGATGCGAGCATATCAACGGGCACGGTCCTCGCCGCGCTGCAGCTGGTGGATCGGGTCGAGCCGGTTGCGCACTGCTACCACGGGCCACATTTTGACGGGCGTTTCTACCGTCTGGCCTTCGATCCGGCGGGCGCGGCCCAGTTGGAGGATTGCCAGCGCCAATTTGCGCCGCACCTGACGCTCGCGCAGCTGACCGCCCTTGCGGCGACCGTGCCCCCCGCCGCCGCCCCGGCCGCCGCTCGGTCCCAAGACCCCGACCGCCGCCTCGGCGGCATGGTGCGGGGCATCATGGAGCGCATCAGCACCACGCACCGGACCCTGCTCCAGCGGCTGCAGCCGCCCCGGCCCGTTTCACGGGTGATCGCAACTGGCGGGGGCGCCCGCAGCATGGAATGGCTGCAGATCAACGCCGACATCCTCAACGCCACGGTGGTGGCCCCGCGCTGCCCCGAGCGCGCCTGCCTGGGGGCCGCGGCGTTTGCCGCGGTCGCGGCGGGATTGTTTCCGAAGGTGCCGGTGGCACTGCTGGCGATGGTCCACGCGGAACGTGAGGTGCAACCCCGGGTGGAGGCCGTGGCGGTTTACGCCGGGGCCCGGGCCGCCGGGACGTGA